In Cryptomeria japonica chromosome 10, Sugi_1.0, whole genome shotgun sequence, a genomic segment contains:
- the LOC131072603 gene encoding uncharacterized protein LOC131072603 isoform X3 → MGSGREGFPLPSPTGEGKGDQRARRRKSGGGITVSMYHHMIGKEQVLGLQENNGCKSNGNHRPIDHNLSNAAALRVSTANSLSTHKKLSSKSIGQFDTKLQNGEEGGGLAGSVTHKNFNSKSISQYGTKQQHGEEGGGLAGSVSGRRKNRLNLGDEREISPLNYQRPKVNQEEGILIGEELDSPSSICKVNAPKRKNSRTEVTEGIALQQSVDQQPNSRLASRSGRSSRNSRVGTVETGGCDLGHLDTAKRTKQLSPCRPHKRKTPEPNAGGIPQDDNPVKPCTLPPILHFDPKPIYPINVLPVAQIDPEPVYCHNVSPIPNFDSDVMYTHDLPPIPQLHSESSSRHSNPSIPSSAPELQLTDLEPNVSPIHHLCLEATDHNTKLPVSYPSPLEAGPLHSMAFGKNVVQAPEPTKSSPCLPRRTRRIDLIMWTDAPKSALLFGFGSFCVLSSSFTQDLQFSLVTFVSYLALAYLAAVFLYKTILRRGTVEQENSLTDVELISEADALWVLRSALPVINLSLAKFQKLFSGDPATTMKLASVLWLLAKCGHTMTIWNLAKLSFFAIFTIPKLYTRYSAQLNGYGLSMLLRFRDAWNTCSHKKGVLVAVFLFLWNYSTVTARLWGAFILIVALRLYHQSFKTYLENQQSDPSEENIQIEEIQAVEVSKLELMKIPQEVF, encoded by the exons ATGGGATCAGGAAGAGAAGGATTTCCCCTGCCCTCTCCTACTGGGGAGGGTAAGGGTGATCAGAGAGCCAGGAGGAGGAAATCAGGAGGGGGTATCACGGTTTCCATGTACCATCACATGATTGGTAAAGAACAAGTGTTAGGTCTTCAGGAAAACAATGGCTGTAAAAGCAATGGTAATCATAGGCCAATTGACCATAATCTGAGCAATGCTGCAGCTCTCAGAGTCTCTACTGCAAACTCCTTATCTACCCACAAGAAATTGAGCTCCAAGAGCATTGGTCAATTTGATACTAAACTTCAGAATGGGGAAGAGGGAGGAGGACTAGCTGGTTCTGTTACCCACAAGAATTTTAACTCCAAGAGCATTAGTCAATATGGTACTAAACAACAGCATGGAGAAGAGGGAGGAGGACTAGCTGGTTCTGTTAGTGGAAGAAGGAAAAACAGGCTTAATTTGGGAGATGAAAGAGAAATAAGCCCTCTGAATTATCAAAGGCCCAAGGTCAATCAGGAGGAAGGAATCCTGATTGGAGAGGAGTTGGACAGTCCATCTTCAATTTGTAAAGTAAATGCACCCAAAAGAAAGAATTCTAGGACTGAAGTCACTGAGGGAATTGCGTTACAGCAGTCTGTGGATCAGCAGCCAAATAGTAGATTGGCTTCCAGGTCTGGAAGATCCAGCAGAAATTCTAGAGTTGGAACAGTTGAAACAGGAGGCTGTGATCTGGGGCATTTAGATACAGCAAAAAGAACAAAGCAGCTTAGCCCCTGTAGACCACACAAGCGAAAAACACCCGAACCGAATGCTGGTGGAATTCCTCAGGATGACAACCCTGTTAAACCTTGTACCCTGCCCCCCATCCTACATTTTGATCCCAAGCCAATCTATCCCATCAATGTTCTTCCAGTTGCACAAATCGACCCTGAGCCTGTCTACTGCCACAATGTATCTCCAATTCCAAATTTTGATTCTGATGTCATGTATACCCACGATCTTCCTCCAATTCCACAGCTTCATTCCGAGTCCAGTTCTCGACATTCCAATCCTTCAATTCCCTCCTCTGCTCCCGAACTTCAACTCACTGATCTTGAACCTAATGTTAGCCCAATCCACCATCTCTGTCTGGAGGCCACTGATCACAATACTAAGCTTCCAGTTTCATATCCTTCTCCTCTAGAAGCCGGCCCTCTCCATTCAATGGCATTTGGAAAAAATGTTGTTCAAGCTCCAGAACCCACAAAATCATCACCTTGCTTGCCAAGGCGAACTAGAAGaa TAGATTTGATCATGTGGACGGATGCTCCAAAATCAGCATTGTTGTTCGGATTTGGTTCATTTTGTGTCTTATCTTCATCCTTTACTCAGGACTTGCAATTCAG CTTGGTtacctttgtatcatacttggCCCTTGCATATCTAGCTGCTGTTTTCCTTTACAAGACCATTTTGCGCAG GGGAACAGTTGAACAAGAGAATAGCCTTACAGATGTAGAGTTAATTAGTGAGGCAGATGCCCTTTGGGTTCTCAGATCAGCTCTTCCGGTAATCAATCTATCATTAGCCAAGTTCCAAAAACTTTTTTCAGGAGACCCTGCTACTACAATGAAG TTGGCTTCTGTTCTGTGGTTGCTAGCAAAGTGTGGGCACACAATGACAATCTGGAATCTGGCAAAGCTTT CTTTCTTTGCCATCTTCACCATACCTAAGCTTTATACACGGTACTCTGCTCAGTTGAATGGATATG GTCTCTCCATGTTACTTCGGTTTAGAGATGCGTGGAATACATGCTCCCACAAGAAGGGTGTGTTGGTTGCAGTTTTTCTGTTTCTTTGGAATTATTCTACAGTCACAGCGCGTTTGTGGGGTG CATTTATTTTGATAGTAGCTCTTCGGCTCTACCATCAATCTTTTAAGACATATCTTGAAAATCAGCAATCTGATCCTTCAGAGGAAAATATCCAAATTGAAGAGATACAGGCAGTTGAAGTTTCTAAACTGGAG CTGATGAAGATACCacaagaagtcttctag
- the LOC131072603 gene encoding uncharacterized protein LOC131072603 isoform X2 yields MGSGREGFPLPSPTGEGKGDQRARRRKSGGGITVSMYHHMIGKEQVLGLQENNGCKSNGNHRPIDHNLSNAAALRVSTANSLSTHKKLSSKSIGQFDTKLQNGEEGGGLAGSVTHKNFNSKSISQYGTKQQHGEEGGGLAGSVSGRRKNRLNLGDEREISPLNYQRPKVNQEEGILIGEELDSPSSICKVNAPKRKNSRTEVTEGIALQQSVDQQPNSRLASRSGRSSRNSRVGTVETGGCDLGHLDTAKRTKQLSPCRPHKRKTPEPNAGGIPQDDNPVKPCTLPPILHFDPKPIYPINVLPVAQIDPEPVYCHNVSPIPNFDSDVMYTHDLPPIPQLHSESSSRHSNPSIPSSAPELQLTDLEPNVSPIHHLCLEATDHNTKLPVSYPSPLEAGPLHSMAFGKNVVQAPEPTKSSPCLPRRTRRSQCEEPERLHFQYMDLIMWTDAPKSALLFGFGSFCVLSSSFTQDLQFSLVTFVSYLALAYLAAVFLYKTILRRGTVEQENSLTDVELISEADALWVLRSALPVINLSLAKFQKLFSGDPATTMKLASVLWLLAKCGHTMTIWNLAKLSFFAIFTIPKLYTRYSAQLNGYGLSMLLRFRDAWNTCSHKKGVLVAVFLFLWNYSTVTARLWGAFILIVALRLYHQSFKTYLENQQSDPSEENIQIEEIQAVEVSKLELMKIPQEVF; encoded by the exons ATGGGATCAGGAAGAGAAGGATTTCCCCTGCCCTCTCCTACTGGGGAGGGTAAGGGTGATCAGAGAGCCAGGAGGAGGAAATCAGGAGGGGGTATCACGGTTTCCATGTACCATCACATGATTGGTAAAGAACAAGTGTTAGGTCTTCAGGAAAACAATGGCTGTAAAAGCAATGGTAATCATAGGCCAATTGACCATAATCTGAGCAATGCTGCAGCTCTCAGAGTCTCTACTGCAAACTCCTTATCTACCCACAAGAAATTGAGCTCCAAGAGCATTGGTCAATTTGATACTAAACTTCAGAATGGGGAAGAGGGAGGAGGACTAGCTGGTTCTGTTACCCACAAGAATTTTAACTCCAAGAGCATTAGTCAATATGGTACTAAACAACAGCATGGAGAAGAGGGAGGAGGACTAGCTGGTTCTGTTAGTGGAAGAAGGAAAAACAGGCTTAATTTGGGAGATGAAAGAGAAATAAGCCCTCTGAATTATCAAAGGCCCAAGGTCAATCAGGAGGAAGGAATCCTGATTGGAGAGGAGTTGGACAGTCCATCTTCAATTTGTAAAGTAAATGCACCCAAAAGAAAGAATTCTAGGACTGAAGTCACTGAGGGAATTGCGTTACAGCAGTCTGTGGATCAGCAGCCAAATAGTAGATTGGCTTCCAGGTCTGGAAGATCCAGCAGAAATTCTAGAGTTGGAACAGTTGAAACAGGAGGCTGTGATCTGGGGCATTTAGATACAGCAAAAAGAACAAAGCAGCTTAGCCCCTGTAGACCACACAAGCGAAAAACACCCGAACCGAATGCTGGTGGAATTCCTCAGGATGACAACCCTGTTAAACCTTGTACCCTGCCCCCCATCCTACATTTTGATCCCAAGCCAATCTATCCCATCAATGTTCTTCCAGTTGCACAAATCGACCCTGAGCCTGTCTACTGCCACAATGTATCTCCAATTCCAAATTTTGATTCTGATGTCATGTATACCCACGATCTTCCTCCAATTCCACAGCTTCATTCCGAGTCCAGTTCTCGACATTCCAATCCTTCAATTCCCTCCTCTGCTCCCGAACTTCAACTCACTGATCTTGAACCTAATGTTAGCCCAATCCACCATCTCTGTCTGGAGGCCACTGATCACAATACTAAGCTTCCAGTTTCATATCCTTCTCCTCTAGAAGCCGGCCCTCTCCATTCAATGGCATTTGGAAAAAATGTTGTTCAAGCTCCAGAACCCACAAAATCATCACCTTGCTTGCCAAGGCGAACTAGAAGaa GTCAGTGTGAAGAGCCTGAGAGGCTACACTTTCAGTATATGG ATTTGATCATGTGGACGGATGCTCCAAAATCAGCATTGTTGTTCGGATTTGGTTCATTTTGTGTCTTATCTTCATCCTTTACTCAGGACTTGCAATTCAG CTTGGTtacctttgtatcatacttggCCCTTGCATATCTAGCTGCTGTTTTCCTTTACAAGACCATTTTGCGCAG GGGAACAGTTGAACAAGAGAATAGCCTTACAGATGTAGAGTTAATTAGTGAGGCAGATGCCCTTTGGGTTCTCAGATCAGCTCTTCCGGTAATCAATCTATCATTAGCCAAGTTCCAAAAACTTTTTTCAGGAGACCCTGCTACTACAATGAAG TTGGCTTCTGTTCTGTGGTTGCTAGCAAAGTGTGGGCACACAATGACAATCTGGAATCTGGCAAAGCTTT CTTTCTTTGCCATCTTCACCATACCTAAGCTTTATACACGGTACTCTGCTCAGTTGAATGGATATG GTCTCTCCATGTTACTTCGGTTTAGAGATGCGTGGAATACATGCTCCCACAAGAAGGGTGTGTTGGTTGCAGTTTTTCTGTTTCTTTGGAATTATTCTACAGTCACAGCGCGTTTGTGGGGTG CATTTATTTTGATAGTAGCTCTTCGGCTCTACCATCAATCTTTTAAGACATATCTTGAAAATCAGCAATCTGATCCTTCAGAGGAAAATATCCAAATTGAAGAGATACAGGCAGTTGAAGTTTCTAAACTGGAG CTGATGAAGATACCacaagaagtcttctag
- the LOC131072603 gene encoding uncharacterized protein LOC131072603 isoform X1, with protein MGSGREGFPLPSPTGEGKGDQRARRRKSGGGITVSMYHHMIGKEQVLGLQENNGCKSNGNHRPIDHNLSNAAALRVSTANSLSTHKKLSSKSIGQFDTKLQNGEEGGGLAGSVTHKNFNSKSISQYGTKQQHGEEGGGLAGSVSGRRKNRLNLGDEREISPLNYQRPKVNQEEGILIGEELDSPSSICKVNAPKRKNSRTEVTEGIALQQSVDQQPNSRLASRSGRSSRNSRVGTVETGGCDLGHLDTAKRTKQLSPCRPHKRKTPEPNAGGIPQDDNPVKPCTLPPILHFDPKPIYPINVLPVAQIDPEPVYCHNVSPIPNFDSDVMYTHDLPPIPQLHSESSSRHSNPSIPSSAPELQLTDLEPNVSPIHHLCLEATDHNTKLPVSYPSPLEAGPLHSMAFGKNVVQAPEPTKSSPCLPRRTRRSQCEEPERLHFQYMVDLIMWTDAPKSALLFGFGSFCVLSSSFTQDLQFSLVTFVSYLALAYLAAVFLYKTILRRGTVEQENSLTDVELISEADALWVLRSALPVINLSLAKFQKLFSGDPATTMKLASVLWLLAKCGHTMTIWNLAKLSFFAIFTIPKLYTRYSAQLNGYGLSMLLRFRDAWNTCSHKKGVLVAVFLFLWNYSTVTARLWGAFILIVALRLYHQSFKTYLENQQSDPSEENIQIEEIQAVEVSKLELMKIPQEVF; from the exons ATGGGATCAGGAAGAGAAGGATTTCCCCTGCCCTCTCCTACTGGGGAGGGTAAGGGTGATCAGAGAGCCAGGAGGAGGAAATCAGGAGGGGGTATCACGGTTTCCATGTACCATCACATGATTGGTAAAGAACAAGTGTTAGGTCTTCAGGAAAACAATGGCTGTAAAAGCAATGGTAATCATAGGCCAATTGACCATAATCTGAGCAATGCTGCAGCTCTCAGAGTCTCTACTGCAAACTCCTTATCTACCCACAAGAAATTGAGCTCCAAGAGCATTGGTCAATTTGATACTAAACTTCAGAATGGGGAAGAGGGAGGAGGACTAGCTGGTTCTGTTACCCACAAGAATTTTAACTCCAAGAGCATTAGTCAATATGGTACTAAACAACAGCATGGAGAAGAGGGAGGAGGACTAGCTGGTTCTGTTAGTGGAAGAAGGAAAAACAGGCTTAATTTGGGAGATGAAAGAGAAATAAGCCCTCTGAATTATCAAAGGCCCAAGGTCAATCAGGAGGAAGGAATCCTGATTGGAGAGGAGTTGGACAGTCCATCTTCAATTTGTAAAGTAAATGCACCCAAAAGAAAGAATTCTAGGACTGAAGTCACTGAGGGAATTGCGTTACAGCAGTCTGTGGATCAGCAGCCAAATAGTAGATTGGCTTCCAGGTCTGGAAGATCCAGCAGAAATTCTAGAGTTGGAACAGTTGAAACAGGAGGCTGTGATCTGGGGCATTTAGATACAGCAAAAAGAACAAAGCAGCTTAGCCCCTGTAGACCACACAAGCGAAAAACACCCGAACCGAATGCTGGTGGAATTCCTCAGGATGACAACCCTGTTAAACCTTGTACCCTGCCCCCCATCCTACATTTTGATCCCAAGCCAATCTATCCCATCAATGTTCTTCCAGTTGCACAAATCGACCCTGAGCCTGTCTACTGCCACAATGTATCTCCAATTCCAAATTTTGATTCTGATGTCATGTATACCCACGATCTTCCTCCAATTCCACAGCTTCATTCCGAGTCCAGTTCTCGACATTCCAATCCTTCAATTCCCTCCTCTGCTCCCGAACTTCAACTCACTGATCTTGAACCTAATGTTAGCCCAATCCACCATCTCTGTCTGGAGGCCACTGATCACAATACTAAGCTTCCAGTTTCATATCCTTCTCCTCTAGAAGCCGGCCCTCTCCATTCAATGGCATTTGGAAAAAATGTTGTTCAAGCTCCAGAACCCACAAAATCATCACCTTGCTTGCCAAGGCGAACTAGAAGaa GTCAGTGTGAAGAGCCTGAGAGGCTACACTTTCAGTATATGG TAGATTTGATCATGTGGACGGATGCTCCAAAATCAGCATTGTTGTTCGGATTTGGTTCATTTTGTGTCTTATCTTCATCCTTTACTCAGGACTTGCAATTCAG CTTGGTtacctttgtatcatacttggCCCTTGCATATCTAGCTGCTGTTTTCCTTTACAAGACCATTTTGCGCAG GGGAACAGTTGAACAAGAGAATAGCCTTACAGATGTAGAGTTAATTAGTGAGGCAGATGCCCTTTGGGTTCTCAGATCAGCTCTTCCGGTAATCAATCTATCATTAGCCAAGTTCCAAAAACTTTTTTCAGGAGACCCTGCTACTACAATGAAG TTGGCTTCTGTTCTGTGGTTGCTAGCAAAGTGTGGGCACACAATGACAATCTGGAATCTGGCAAAGCTTT CTTTCTTTGCCATCTTCACCATACCTAAGCTTTATACACGGTACTCTGCTCAGTTGAATGGATATG GTCTCTCCATGTTACTTCGGTTTAGAGATGCGTGGAATACATGCTCCCACAAGAAGGGTGTGTTGGTTGCAGTTTTTCTGTTTCTTTGGAATTATTCTACAGTCACAGCGCGTTTGTGGGGTG CATTTATTTTGATAGTAGCTCTTCGGCTCTACCATCAATCTTTTAAGACATATCTTGAAAATCAGCAATCTGATCCTTCAGAGGAAAATATCCAAATTGAAGAGATACAGGCAGTTGAAGTTTCTAAACTGGAG CTGATGAAGATACCacaagaagtcttctag